The nucleotide window CCAATCTGCAGCAAGTGGAGGCCCATCCCTCTTCTTGCCGCCAACCCTTTCTTGAAAATAACTTTCAAATTGAGAATCCTCATCCTCCAATCTCAGAAATGCCTTTCTAAACTTAACAGCAATGTCCAACATAAAATAAGTGTTGTTCCACCTAGTACAAACATCCAACGGAACTATGGACACATTTGAATCTACTTTTTCTTGCGAAGCACACTTTCTAAACTTCTCCAATCTTGTAGGAGAAGACCTGATATATTTGACACAGTTCCTAATGGCATCGATGGATGAATCCAACTCCTCCATGCCATCCTTAACAATTAAGTTAAGGATATGGCAGCAGCACCTCATGTGCAAAAACTGACCATTTAAGACCAGCTCCTTCCAATTTCCTATCTTTTCCTTCATATAATCGAGGGCCACCTGATTAGGGCTAGCATTATCGACAACTATGGTAAAAACCTTTTCTATTCCCCATCCTATCAAGCATGACTCCACAAGCTTCCCAATAGTCTTACCCTTATGGTTAGGAATGACAATGAAATTCAAGATCCTCTTGTGTAAAACCCAATTTTCATCGATGAAGTGGGCTGTGAGAACCATATAATTGACATTTTGGATCGAAGTCCAAGTGTCAGTGGTGAGGGAGACTCTCTGAGAGTAGGTGGCTAAAATGTTTTTAATCCTAGTCTTCTCACCTTGGTAGAGATCCCAGATATCTCTAACTACTTGCCTACGGGAAGGTGGTTTAAATAAAGGCTGAGTTACCTTCACAAAATCAATAAAACCTGGTGCCTCAACAAAACTAAAGGGTAACTCATCCCTAATGATCATTTTAGCACAAAACATTCTAGACCTGCTTTCTTCATACCCAAGTGCAGTAATATTACCTCCATTATCAGCATAATCAAAGACcagatgcttctgtttcttcGACGGTATGTATAAGGGACACTTCCGACAGGCATACAACATGTGGTTCCTCATACTTGAAGTCCCATTCGACTTGGAGTGCACATAATATGTTTGCAGGCAGTAGTTGCATTTTGCTCGAGGCTTGTCCATCTTCGAACCATCAGGATTGGCGAGCTTAGTGAAGTGATCCCAAGCTATGCTCTTGTTCTTCCTTTTAGGCCCAGAGTCAGCTGCAGGTTGCTCAGATGCTGCAGTATCAGTAGTAGTTGCAGTAGTAGAAGCAGGCTGGGCTAATGGAATAACTCCCATAGCTGCTGCAggatccagctgggattgagtGGTGCCTATGCTTGATCCAGTTGGAGTTCCTTGAGTTCCTTCCATCATCTGCAAAAAATATCGAACACAATTTTAGCCTCAGATGTTCTAAAGGCTGAAGAAACAATTTCTTTAACTATATGCAGTAAGCCAATAACAAATGAAACAAATCAGAACAATATcccaacaaaaacaaatcaagtcagaaacaaatcataaatcaagtTCATAATCTGAGCAAACAAATCACAATCGGTTGCAAAGTAGAAACCAAAGTAGTAAAACCCACAAACAATATCAGAAATCAACGcagaaaactagaaaaccttAAATCTAAATTCCCAATTAAACAAACATGCATCACCTACCAGAGCCCAGAGAAGATAGAGACGTCGGAGATGGCTGAGAGAGACATCAGAGATGGAGATCCGTGGTGTTCGTTCGTAGAGACTGAGATCGCCTGTGTTGAGAGATAGAAACCAAAGTTGTAAAACCCACAAACAATATCAGAAATCAAAGTAGAAAATCCTAAATCTAAATTCCCAATTTCACTAATTTCATCACATACCGGAGcacggagaagagagagacgtCAGAGAAGAGGGAGACGTTGGAGATGGCTGAGAGAGACGCCAGAGAAGAGGGAGACGTCGGAGATGGCTGAGAGAGACGCCAGAGATGGAGATCGGTAGATCACCTCCGTTGAGAGAAAGTGACTCGAGAGTGCGAATGTGCGAATGTGAGGTGAGTGCGAATGTGCGATCGGtattagggttttcttttagaTGAATAGATTCAGTGAGGTAAGGTGtactgaaagaaaaaataaaaccaatcaAATATTGACACataatataaattatatatttttaatatatattaggAAATTCGGTCGGGTCGGTTTTCAACCGGTCGGAAACAAGTTCAACACCGATTCCGACCCGCATACATTCGGTTTCGGTTCGGAAAATATGGGTTTTTTCCCTTCTttattcggttcggttttccaAACCGAAAAATTCGGTTCGAAACGGTCGGAAAACCGTATGTGATTCGGTTATGCCCAGGCCTACGAAAGTCTTCGGGTTTCATTTATCCATCTTTTTCACCACTTATTTTCTGGTCACTGTGAACTTTGTTCAACAGACACATTGAAGAGTCAGGTGACAACACCCAGATCTTGCTGCTGGTTCTGATATGAAATAATGCGTATATAGAGTATTGGTGGCTTTAATCTTCATTGTGTATACAATTTATTAGTCGATAACTTTCCAAACTCATACAAGATACAACCACTTTCATTCTTGAGCTCTACACATTTACACTTGAAATTGCGCAATAAAAAGTTTCGTGCTACTGCTTTTTACAACGTACTTCAATTGGACAATTCCAATCgaggaaccaaaaaaaaaatcaaaggctAATGAACTTTAATACTGATTTTACAACAGCATTATGGTATCAACAAATACAAGTATACCATAACAGGTTCTTCAGTAGCCGAGAAATCGGCCCTCCCCCTGAACAGAATCTACTAGAACATCAAGAAATCCTGTATATGAATACTACGTTCAAGAACTTCAGCTTCATTCCAGTGCTTATGTTAGAGCTGTGCCGAAAAGTTAGAAGCCACTCTAAATATCATAGATCACTTCTTAACTTAGCATGCTCTAGCAAGTAGCAAGTGGCGAGTGACCAGAAAGACCAACTTTTGGTCTTATGCGATGCTGATCACCATGAAAGATAGTCCTCGTaacattttaaaaattttaagtcCTACGAGGATGAAAAACTTGTCAGCATTTTGGTACACTATACTAGGCATTTCCACCGTCCGAGCTGCTGCAAGCTTGATTTGGAAGCACTGCGTTGCCCCCAAAGTCTCCATCCAAGCTCATCTGCTGGACTTCTTGTGGGGACAGAATCTTGATGCACCGAACACAGTTCACGAACTCCCTGGAATACCAGTAGCCAACTATTAAGAGACTAGTTGCACAATAGAAAATGCACAAGGAATAAAATTATGCAAAACAGAGAGATAACTCATAGATGTAACTGGAAATGGGACTGCTACTTACTCCCAAGGGTCATCTCCAACTAGCAGAACATCACTCTCATGATCTACATAAACTAGTTTCCAACCTACTCTCCCTCGGTCCTCTAGCTGTCCTTCTATGCCAAACCGACGAGCCAGATCATGTTTGAGCTCATCATAACCGGAATAGCGTGTAATATCTATAGATCTCCCAACAGCTCCACGTTTGTATACCTTTACAAAAATATTAACCACAAGTCAGGGCCAAAGATAAATGATATGAAAACTAGCATGAAATGGATTTGCTTTaatttatatctaaaacacCCAACCTTGGTGTATGTCCGCATCCGCTGAAATTGTGCTGCTGGTGCCCATGGGGCACTGTCCAGAAAACTGCTGTCATTTATAGTGGAGTCAATTGACTGAAATGTCATATCTGGAACTCCAAAGGACTGGGAAACCATTGAAGAAGAAAGCTCCTGCTGAGCATcttttgaattttcaaagttgCCAAGCATGCCTGAAGAGAGGTTATTTGTAAAATCCTTTCCTATCCCCACCATGCCCTTTTCCAACAAAGGATCAGAACTCAAGGGTATTCCCAATTGGCTATCAATGTTAGAACCATATGAAACATTGTTTCTCTGATCGACCTGGACTTCCACTTCTTGACTAGGTTCTCTGAACAACATTGACTGTGGATTGAAAGTCAACGGGGTATTATTGTGCTGTAAATGGACATCATTCTGAGAGAGGCCAGCTGAAGTTGTTGAAGATGAAGTGTCCAAGTAATCTGTTTGGGCAGCTGCACCATTCAGGTATGTTTGTGGGTTAAGCATCGCTTGACTTTGATTCCTAGTGATGTTCACTGAAGGCTTGACTTCAGACTTATGCTGAAACCCTTTCACTGAGTTACCATTAGATGGCGTTGTTTCCAAGGCACTTGAGCTTATAACCATGTTGGCAGACTGAGCCATGTCCTCCCCAGTTAATGAGTTTCGACGGCCCCTGTTGTTCATCAATGGTTGAATTACGGTTGGACAGTTGTTTGTGGAGGGTGAAGTGGAACATGATGGAACCTCATCTGTTAACCCGGACTGCCCTGCTCCTGCAACTCCTGCCATAATACCACTACCAGCTCTAGAGAGCTGATTGGTTGTTCCAGTTGGAGGAAGTCCCATATGCCCGGACATTTCAGCCAGCATACCAGGTTGCTGCTGTTGAAGCTTTGGCTGCAGCTGTGGATGCAAGAACCGACCACTAGGTTGGCTAATATTATTAACAGTCATCTGCTGTGGCATAGCTCTTGACTGAGGATGTGAGGTCGGTGCTGATAGAGGCATATCTTGCATTTGGCTAGGAGTTGAGGGCCTCGGGAAGCTCTGAGACGCATCTAACAGATGCCTCTGCTGGTCCTGGAGCTGGAGAAGTTGAGTAGGCTGTTGTTGCAGTGCCTGCTGTGCGAGGTATGATTGCTGGTGCTGCTGAAGCTTCTGTAATAGTTGAAGTTGAAGCTGATTATCAGAAAGATGGTGTAATTGTTGGTTCAATTGATCAGGCTGTGGAGCCTGAATAAAATTTTGCTGTTGATTTTGACCCACATTTTGTTGTtgatgctgctgctgctgttgatgttgttgctgttgttgttgttggtgctGCTGCAAGTTCTGAGGAAGGTTTCTTTGAAGTTGATTTTGAGCAGATGATTGCTGCTGAAGAATACTGTTAGCTTGGGCAAGGGACTGAGGTTGCAGAAGCGGGGACTGAGCTTGGCTGGACGGTAGACTTTGATTAACCAAATTTTGCCTGGGTACTTGTGTCATATCACCCAACTGTTGCTGTCGTTGTACCATGGATGCTATTGGGTTCACAGTGGACTGCATATTTGGTAGTTGGTCAAGCTGTTGCACTTGCTGAGGTAACCTCTGAGCATTGAACTGTAGATTATTTGGCTGAGGTATTTGAGGCGCTGACAAACCCATCTGCCGAGAAAGATCCACACCAGGAAGGTTTTGCATAACAGAACCAGAAAATGAAGGGTGCATATAATTTGGCTGCATGGAGCTAGCCACAGAAGAATTTTGCTGCATGTTCATCCACTGGACTAAGCTTAGACCAGGTAGCACCTGGGGATCCTTCATGCACATATCATCACCAAGCCAAGGCATTGTCCTTTTAAAAAGGTTATCTAGATCAGAGGATTCATCATCTGCAGAAGCCAAATCAAGGTTAATCGGATGTcaccaaaattcaaatttacaATGCGGTGAATCAAATTTCACATGAAGTTTCCAAGCTAGCTTAAGAGGAGGATATAATTTATGGCTCTCTAAACATCCTTTACCTGGCATTCCTGGTTGCCTAGGCCGCTTTGACCTGAAGAATGGTGGGGGACAGATGAAAAATGGAGCAGTAACAGGCTCAATTTCCCAGATTGATACCCGATTACGCCTTTCCCCAGCAGTTGACTCGTCCCAACCGACCTACTCAAAAATATCCGAATAGCTATTACTTTACCTTACTGCTAGAAgcacacacagagagagagagagagagagagagagagagagagagagagagagagagcaatcaTTTACCTGCAAATTACGCCATTGTGAGTTCTTCCATCTCACAGGATCAAGATCACTGATTCCTGTAATTGTACCCATGTACCTGCAGAATGAAAGCTtgtcattttcaatttcaaaattaCCATCAGATTTTACTTGTCAAAACTAAAGAAACTGAACCTACAACTTATATAAGGTGCTAGATCATTGATTATCAGAATCATTTTTCTATGTTATAAACGTCAGCACTTCTAGATAGTGAAGTAAACAACTAGCATTACTGATGTCCTACATAGAGCTTAGACTGCAATACTGGTGTACAACTACCTTCTTGTTCCTGACTCTTCAGTTTCAAACATCATACGAAAGCGCATGCCCAATGATAGTTGATTCGCACAAACTGCCTTGTAGTACTTAGCCAAAGGGATAACAAATTCTGATGGACTAGCCCTGCACATAGAAAAGAATAATCACTTTACAACTTTAGAATAAATTCATTTAAATTGACTCCCACAATGGATTCTATCGTCATAGAATAAAGAAATGAATGATGCtctggaaaaaaataaataaaacaaacgaTGCTAACCTAGGATTATAGAACACCGTGAAGGGGCTATTGTTCGCAGCAGCATGAGCTGCAGCAGCCAAAATCCCAATATGCATACTGTCACTTGACAAAACTGATGATGATAGGTTGGTTGGTTGCCTGTTAGCACGTCTAATGCCCAAGAGAAGCTGCTGCTTTTCATCCCTGGTCATGGAAAGTTGAAACTATCAGATGTTGTTTATGCAATtccaaaattttggagtttaaaACAAGGAAGTCAACaaaagcacatatatatatatatataacatatataatatatatatatatattaattgaaATGAGGCTTTTACCACAAAAATATTCTTTCGACCAAATTAATTTTTTGAATGGGAACTGCCAGGATTTCCAATTTGTTGTGATTACCTGATGAACAAGACAGCATCACCAGCAAAAAGCCTCTTCCCACTAACAAATAGGCTCCATCCTGTCGTAAGCAAGTGGCGTTTTGGTTGTCCTGGATAAGGCAAAGTAAGGAGTGAAAGCAAATGGTTAGGAATAAGATGACAATGGCACTCTATCGTATGTCACCTTCCAGTAGTTAAATGAGAACCTACCCCGATAGATATGACGGAAGGTCCAAACAGTATCATGCAAATCCCTGGCAGCGAGTTCTTGAGCAGGTGGTTGCATGTTGAAATCCTATGTGCATATAAGCAGGAACAATATTAAACTTTGTATTTAGTATAGCAAACCGTAGAAATAAGGTAAGACTGCTTACAAGAGGAGGAAAAATCTTCTCTGCTGCACGGCGGGGAACAGAGAAACCTCCATGAGTGCTTGTATCACTGGCAGTCAATGTTTTACAGAAAAACTCCGGTTGGGGCTTATTGGACTTCAGGGCAAGATCTGATCTCAATAATGCGTCCTTGTCAAACTGCAGACCAGGAATTTGATACATTCAGCTTTCATGAGTTTTAAATTAACTTTCTACTCAATTTGAACACAGTACTTACTGAGGGTACAGGTTGAAGTGTCATCTGAGCATAAACTTCGTCCGTTTCGGGGTCCGCCTAGAAGATCAAACATGAGTGCAAAAATCAATTAAGAATGATCAAGAACAAAAATATATGTATACGGTGATACTTGAACTTAGATAGCCAGCCCTACATGCAAGGTGACATTGTGAAGGAGACATAGTAGCTTGGAGGGAAGATTTGGATAGTTTGGAATTTGAGCATCAACATCCTTTTTCATAGAAGCAGCAACCTGAAATCAAACATTTCATTATTAGAACTTTGACTAATTAATTAACACAAGAAATTACCTCTAATAATGTTCGATAGCTAAAAGCTAATTCTTAACTTTTCCCAAATCCCACCACTAATGCTAAAAGAATAAAAAGGCCACAAAACTTTCCACTAACAAACACAACTACCCTAATTACTCGGTTACCACTAAAATAGTAGCAACACAAACCGCCCAGAAATAACGAGCCCACACTGCACTGAATACCTTCCTCTTTTTGCTAAGCTTTAAATCGTTCACACTTCACAGTCAATGAACCAGACTACTACTTCATGAGGCAAAAACTACTCCCACACCACAATGGATTTAAAAACGATAACATACCAATCATAGTAACAAGAAAAACCAAAAGTTGCCTATAATTTACCAAGCCTTTCGAAATCGAAGCTCATCAAGGAGTTGCTATTAAAAGCAGCTGAGGCACATACTAAATGAGCTCGATATCATAGCAGCATTGAAACAAGAATTCAATTCATACAACAGGCAAACTATACCTGTTCGCTGTGGCCTTGAGGGAAGTACACCACGTGGGTCCCAGCCGGCGGCAAGTTCACCAGCGGCCCGGCGCAGGCCTGCCAGAGCTCCGGGTTTATGATCTTCACATTCTCTCCGCCTGCACACGTGTCAACCATCCATTCGtcacaaaaaacaaaatccccatCCCGGAATTTTCTCTCGTGTTTCCCGGGAAAacggaaagaaaaagagaatttGAGAGAATCTGGAATCTCGAGATAATCAGGAGACAGTTAAGAGAGTCACAGAGTCCGTACAAAAACTTTGTAACGAACTCAAAACGGTGCAAGAAACACACAAAAATCCAAAAGACTAGATCCGTCCACGGCgtttctagagagagaaaggagtaaATATGAatttgtagagagagagagagagagagtgctgACCTTCGCCGGAATTGAGTGCGGCGGCGCCGGACGAACCTCCGTTCGCCGGCTGCTTCATTGCTTCCTCCGGCGAGTTGGATTTTATTGACGAAATAATTAAACACAGCACTAAAATCTCACTTGCTCATCTCGCCGGAAAAAAACTGAAATCGGAGCTCTTCTCAGCTTCCGGGTCGCGCTCAGATCAAATCAAGTAGTCTGAGCTGAGCTCAGATCAGCTCAGCAAAGAGTGTCAAAAGACCCGGAAAAAATAAAATCTGGAAAAGTGGGAAAAAGAGGGGAGACTTTTCCGGGAAAGGTAGAAGGTTTTTTCCGGCAAGGGGAAGAGGAAAACGGCGATGAAAAAGGAGGGAACAAGGAAGCAACAAAAAAGGAGGGTGTGCTGAGACTAAGAGCGACCAAATGCTGAAGCTTTGCCCCCTATCTTCCCCTACACAGCCCGGAcatttttcctttctcttcttcctctctctttctaatGCTCCCTTTttcaccctctctctctctacatcaaaaataaacaatttttcatttttgtttgtgcttctctctctctctctctacctgaCCTTGAAAATGGCACTGACTAATGGGCTTTGGCTCTTAGTTGACCTCGGATTGggggtttgttcttgatttttgGTTAACCATGGTTACTTCATTTTAAATTTTACAATAATGCTTTAATGAACAGTTGTTCTTGAATTTCTTTTAAAGATATAAAACAGTTGTTCATCTTAATTTAATTTTAGAAGCAATGTCTTTTGCTtttttcccccccccccctctctagAGACTGAAAGCTAAAGTTAATTGCAGACGGAAACTTCAAAAGTAACAAGCGGTGACCGGAGGATTTTCATTGCTCCATCACCCATCAACTACGAGGTTACCCGTTTTTCCTAGTCAGGCATTTCTCTTCGGTAGCGCGCATTTGTCAACTCGAAGGTGGTCTTTTTTTGGTTGCATCTTTGTGGGCATTGCTACATTCATTCAATGCAAGCTGGGTGGTCCGCATGGTGAATATGACATTGTGCTTTAAAGTTTCGAGAAGTGGCATGCAAACTGTAGGAGGTTTTGCATGAAATaggtgtttgttttgttttaattttgtgGACTGATCAAAACAATCTTTAAATAGAAATAATAATTgagttctaaaaaaaaaaaaatttaaccatagtTAAATATGAATTTGTTGTGGCAATCATGTATTTGTTCCTGAAATTGTGCTCGACCCTTCACAATTATCAACCAACCCACTATGGCACCATAAGAGTATAagtaatgtaatatatgattATTAGTCATTGGCTAAAAACCATATTTGCTTTATGTGCTATTAACCATTTTGTTGACCGTCCCATCATAGCTTATATTCTGagcataatgaaaagaaaagaaaaaaagaggaattTGTATATGTTTTTCCTTGTGCTTTCTTGTTCTTGTCATCATTAACATAAATATCAGACACAAATGTTTAGGGAAAGTGAATTTTGGTGCTGTTAAATATCATTTAAATAATTGGTTGTTGTCTTAAAATTCTCAAGTTAAATGTCAAATCTCATAGAATTATCAAAATGATGAgttcactcttttttttttttgagaaaaagaaaccTTTATTGATAATAACCAAATTACACCATacgggaatgaccggtggtggacatgaactccccactctcttccctaaaacctaaaccagttaTGGGTCCGTCATCAAGAATGACTTCCATGAGCCgaaagggcccaacccctaaccacctataCCGCCCAACCACTCGGGCTACAAGAAATCCCGAGAATCCTGATACCACCTCATAGACAATCGCCAGAAAAACCaacgccctcttccacaccgtgtcccaaacataccagaccacgtgcaaggatcgctcgtcaACACATTGAACATAAGATAACATCGAAATTAAACCAATTCGTCCCCAGGAATgacaccacatccatggcacctcaaattgacccaaccctagctcatCAGAGTAGGGACATGCGAATGACCAGAAAGACCTAACCAAAATCCTAAtcaaaaacctaaccaaaacaatTACTCTAATTAAAAACATGAAACAGCCCCACCTACCGTCTTCCTTCGCCTTAGGTGACCCGCCGACAATCCACCTCCATAACACTGCCCCGTCAAACTCACATCGCCGGAAACACACAGTCCACACAGCAAGCCACGCCGACCTCAACTGTTGTCGGTCGAAACCAGAATTAATCCCAGATCCAGACGAATCCACACCAAAATCCAGTGCGAAACTCGCCATGCCTTGCCGCACGACCTTGTCCGTCCGCTTGATCCGCCTATCAACCCATCTCAGAGAGATAGCCAGCGCCATACAATCCATGGCATACCGCCGCCACGATCTGGCCTCAGGCCACCTGCTCCAAGCCTGCGTCAAAACCCAGCCACCCATCCTGCACGCCTGCGCTGCCAtccaagaagaaagaaacgTAGTATACGACCCAGAAGGATGAAGCCGAAACCAGATACGGAGTCCCGATCCCCCACGATCCCGTCCGGCAACACCCATTCGTCGATGAGGCCGGAACCCACAGTCGACGTGGAGGCGCCGCCGGACAGGCAGCaagctctctttttttttttttgcgattaccaaaaccctaaaatgctTACTTGATTTCTTCACGTTAGGAGCTACTTCCTTacgaaaaaaaaatgatgagttCACTCTAATTTATAACTTATTCACTAATTTTTGAATCTCTCACTAAAAAAAGTTACAAAATAAACTACAATTTAGATATACATGGTTTGTATACTACATATGAAGACATAAAATCTTATATCTAATAAGTTCAGAACAATATTGAAACTTCAACTATGATTTTGTACAAGACTCAAATCCATTTTAAGAATTATGTGGCTTTAGTAAACTAGTAGGATGCATTATCCACTCTAGGTGCACAGAAAATGGGGCATGTGCCTGTGGATCATGAATTCGGAAATGTATAAAGGCCATAATAAATGGTCATACAATTCACATCACTATTTATGTAGGGCGCATAAAGTTTTACACATCtattcccccttttttttttttgaaagaagctCAGTACAGCTGCCCGTAAGtcttgatcatt belongs to Rosa chinensis cultivar Old Blush chromosome 4, RchiOBHm-V2, whole genome shotgun sequence and includes:
- the LOC112196873 gene encoding auxin response factor 19 translates to MKQPANGGSSGAAALNSGEGGENVKIINPELWQACAGPLVNLPPAGTHVVYFPQGHSEQVAASMKKDVDAQIPNYPNLPSKLLCLLHNVTLHADPETDEVYAQMTLQPVPSFDKDALLRSDLALKSNKPQPEFFCKTLTASDTSTHGGFSVPRRAAEKIFPPLDFNMQPPAQELAARDLHDTVWTFRHIYRGQPKRHLLTTGWSLFVSGKRLFAGDAVLFIRDEKQQLLLGIRRANRQPTNLSSSVLSSDSMHIGILAAAAHAAANNSPFTVFYNPRASPSEFVIPLAKYYKAVCANQLSLGMRFRMMFETEESGTRRYMGTITGISDLDPVRWKNSQWRNLQVGWDESTAGERRNRVSIWEIEPVTAPFFICPPPFFRSKRPRQPGMPDDESSDLDNLFKRTMPWLGDDMCMKDPQVLPGLSLVQWMNMQQNSSVASSMQPNYMHPSFSGSVMQNLPGVDLSRQMGLSAPQIPQPNNLQFNAQRLPQQVQQLDQLPNMQSTVNPIASMVQRQQQLGDMTQVPRQNLVNQSLPSSQAQSPLLQPQSLAQANSILQQQSSAQNQLQRNLPQNLQQHQQQQQQQHQQQQQHQQQNVGQNQQQNFIQAPQPDQLNQQLHHLSDNQLQLQLLQKLQQHQQSYLAQQALQQQPTQLLQLQDQQRHLLDASQSFPRPSTPSQMQDMPLSAPTSHPQSRAMPQQMTVNNISQPSGRFLHPQLQPKLQQQQPGMLAEMSGHMGLPPTGTTNQLSRAGSGIMAGVAGAGQSGLTDEVPSCSTSPSTNNCPTVIQPLMNNRGRRNSLTGEDMAQSANMVISSSALETTPSNGNSVKGFQHKSEVKPSVNITRNQSQAMLNPQTYLNGAAAQTDYLDTSSSTTSAGLSQNDVHLQHNNTPLTFNPQSMLFREPSQEVEVQVDQRNNVSYGSNIDSQLGIPLSSDPLLEKGMVGIGKDFTNNLSSGMLGNFENSKDAQQELSSSMVSQSFGVPDMTFQSIDSTINDSSFLDSAPWAPAAQFQRMRTYTKVYKRGAVGRSIDITRYSGYDELKHDLARRFGIEGQLEDRGRVGWKLVYVDHESDVLLVGDDPWEEFVNCVRCIKILSPQEVQQMSLDGDFGGNAVLPNQACSSSDGGNA